In the genome of Verrucomicrobiota bacterium, one region contains:
- the tadA gene encoding Flp pilus assembly complex ATPase component TadA, translating to MPPLKSFGERIADALVEDGLLSPKQVEELLQQQKKEGTRLLKLVVEKAYVSEVDLAVSMGRVLHTPPVNLARMGIAQDVADLLPRDVAHSHKVLPVSRLDNKLYLAMADPLNVLAIDDVRRITKLEITPLIASEKAILDKLTNLESVKGGSMEDIIQDAQKKADVDAEADNLEVARETIEEVNLDQLAASSEEAPVIKLANLILVQAIKDRASDIHIEPFEKMVRLRYRIDGSLVDMTPPPSKMAVALTSRLKIMSNLDIAERRLPQDGRMRVRVAGKDFDLRVSFLPTVHGEKCVLRVLDKTSLSASIDKLGLDPDTFQQFKTAVNAPHGLILVTGPTGSGKTTTLYSALNELNNPEYNIVTVEDPVEYQIPGINQVPVRKEIGLTFANALRSILRQDPDIVMIGEIRDTETAEIAVEAALTGHQVLSTMHCNDAAGAIARLDDMGIAPFLISSSVILAAAQRLMRRICSHCKEPVTYPSKMYEDLSIDPSLFDGVVLFRGRGCERCKNSGYAGRLAIIEAMTVTDQIRKLIIAHANSSDLAKVAIGEGMRTLRMVALERARDGISTLEQVLVLTAAAH from the coding sequence ATGCCACCGCTTAAATCTTTTGGAGAACGAATCGCCGACGCCCTGGTGGAAGACGGTTTGCTCTCGCCCAAGCAGGTGGAAGAGTTGTTGCAACAACAAAAGAAAGAAGGCACCCGCCTGCTCAAACTCGTCGTCGAAAAAGCGTACGTCAGCGAGGTGGACCTGGCCGTCTCCATGGGGCGGGTGTTGCATACGCCGCCCGTCAACCTCGCGCGCATGGGCATTGCCCAGGACGTGGCGGACCTGCTGCCCCGCGACGTGGCCCACAGCCACAAAGTCCTGCCCGTCTCGCGGCTGGACAATAAATTGTATCTGGCGATGGCCGACCCGTTGAACGTGCTGGCCATCGACGACGTCCGGCGGATCACCAAACTGGAAATCACACCGCTGATCGCCTCGGAAAAGGCGATCCTCGACAAGCTGACCAACCTGGAAAGCGTCAAGGGCGGCAGCATGGAGGACATCATCCAGGACGCCCAGAAGAAGGCGGACGTGGACGCCGAGGCCGATAATCTGGAAGTGGCCCGGGAAACGATCGAGGAAGTCAACCTCGACCAACTGGCCGCCTCCAGCGAGGAAGCGCCGGTCATCAAACTGGCCAACCTCATTCTGGTGCAAGCCATCAAAGACCGCGCCAGCGATATCCACATCGAACCGTTCGAAAAAATGGTCCGCTTGCGCTACCGCATCGACGGTTCACTGGTGGACATGACGCCCCCGCCTTCAAAAATGGCCGTCGCCCTCACCTCCCGTCTCAAAATCATGAGCAACCTTGACATTGCTGAGCGCCGTCTGCCCCAGGACGGTCGCATGCGCGTGCGCGTGGCGGGCAAGGATTTTGACTTGCGTGTTTCCTTTCTGCCCACCGTGCACGGCGAGAAATGCGTGCTCCGCGTGCTCGACAAGACCAGTCTTTCCGCCAGCATCGACAAGCTGGGTTTGGACCCCGACACCTTTCAACAGTTCAAGACTGCCGTGAATGCGCCGCATGGACTGATCCTGGTGACGGGTCCGACCGGCTCCGGCAAGACCACCACCCTTTACTCGGCGCTCAATGAACTCAACAACCCGGAATACAACATCGTCACCGTCGAAGACCCGGTGGAATATCAAATTCCCGGCATCAACCAGGTGCCCGTCCGAAAAGAAATCGGATTGACCTTCGCCAATGCCCTCCGCTCCATTCTGCGACAGGACCCGGACATCGTGATGATCGGCGAGATTCGTGATACCGAGACGGCTGAAATCGCCGTCGAAGCGGCGCTCACCGGCCACCAGGTCTTGAGCACCATGCACTGCAACGACGCCGCCGGCGCCATCGCCCGTCTGGATGACATGGGCATTGCGCCATTTCTTATATCCTCCTCCGTAATCCTGGCCGCCGCGCAACGCTTGATGCGGCGCATCTGTTCGCACTGCAAAGAACCGGTCACTTACCCTTCCAAAATGTACGAAGACCTCAGCATTGATCCGAGTCTCTTCGATGGAGTTGTCCTGTTCCGCGGACGGGGGTGCGAGCGTTGCAAGAATTCCGGCTATGCGGGACGGCTGGCCATCATCGAAGCGATGACGGTGACCGATCAAATCCGCAAGCTCATCATCGCGCACGCCAATTCGTCGGACCTGGCCAAGGTCGCCATCGGCGAAGGTATGAGGACCTTGCGCATGGTGGCGTTGGAACGGGCACGCGATGGCATTTCGACTTTGGAGCAAGTGCTGGTCTTGACCGCCGCCGCGCATTGA